In one window of Hyla sarda isolate aHylSar1 chromosome 1, aHylSar1.hap1, whole genome shotgun sequence DNA:
- the OCIAD2 gene encoding OCIA domain-containing protein 2 isoform X1 → MAADPQQVPGQGESPAQQKSLMHCPISHAHREDFSKIIKECKEESFWYRALPLSVTSMLATQALIYKGYLSKNIRFGSLPKLALAGFLGFAIGKISYAGTCQKKFEKLGAQNPFEAGFGPGMGAGFGPGFFRSHHKNCPHVCEECKKKCAKDKQQSAQPTTVSS, encoded by the exons ATGGCTGCCGACCCACAGCAAGTTCCAGGGCAAGGCGAAAGCCCTGCGCAGCAAAAAAGCCTG ATGCATTGCCCCATTTCTCATGCACACAGGGAAGATTTTTCTAAAATCATAAAGGAATGTAAAGAGGAGAGTTTCTGGTACAGAG ctctgcctctGTCCGTTACAAGCATGCTAGCCACACAAGCCCTCATCTACAAAG GATATCTGTCAAAGAACATACGGTTTGGTTCCTTGCCGAAGCTTGCCT TGGCTGGTTTTCTTGGGTTCGCCATTGGAAAAATATCGTATGCAGGAACATGCCAGAAAAAGTTTGAGAAACTAGGAGCACAAAACCCATTCGAAGCTGGATTTGGCCCTGGTATGGGAGCTGGATTTGGTCCAGGATTTTTCAGAAGTCATCACAA GAATTGTCCCCACGTCTGTGAGGAGTGCAAAAAGAAATGTGCCAAGGACAAACAGCAGAGTGCCCAGCCAACCACTGTTTCTTCCTAA
- the OCIAD2 gene encoding OCIA domain-containing protein 2 isoform X2, whose translation MMHCPISHAHREDFSKIIKECKEESFWYRALPLSVTSMLATQALIYKGYLSKNIRFGSLPKLALAGFLGFAIGKISYAGTCQKKFEKLGAQNPFEAGFGPGMGAGFGPGFFRSHHKNCPHVCEECKKKCAKDKQQSAQPTTVSS comes from the exons atg ATGCATTGCCCCATTTCTCATGCACACAGGGAAGATTTTTCTAAAATCATAAAGGAATGTAAAGAGGAGAGTTTCTGGTACAGAG ctctgcctctGTCCGTTACAAGCATGCTAGCCACACAAGCCCTCATCTACAAAG GATATCTGTCAAAGAACATACGGTTTGGTTCCTTGCCGAAGCTTGCCT TGGCTGGTTTTCTTGGGTTCGCCATTGGAAAAATATCGTATGCAGGAACATGCCAGAAAAAGTTTGAGAAACTAGGAGCACAAAACCCATTCGAAGCTGGATTTGGCCCTGGTATGGGAGCTGGATTTGGTCCAGGATTTTTCAGAAGTCATCACAA GAATTGTCCCCACGTCTGTGAGGAGTGCAAAAAGAAATGTGCCAAGGACAAACAGCAGAGTGCCCAGCCAACCACTGTTTCTTCCTAA
- the OCIAD2 gene encoding OCIA domain-containing protein 2 isoform X3: protein MHCPISHAHREDFSKIIKECKEESFWYRALPLSVTSMLATQALIYKGYLSKNIRFGSLPKLALAGFLGFAIGKISYAGTCQKKFEKLGAQNPFEAGFGPGMGAGFGPGFFRSHHKNCPHVCEECKKKCAKDKQQSAQPTTVSS from the exons ATGCATTGCCCCATTTCTCATGCACACAGGGAAGATTTTTCTAAAATCATAAAGGAATGTAAAGAGGAGAGTTTCTGGTACAGAG ctctgcctctGTCCGTTACAAGCATGCTAGCCACACAAGCCCTCATCTACAAAG GATATCTGTCAAAGAACATACGGTTTGGTTCCTTGCCGAAGCTTGCCT TGGCTGGTTTTCTTGGGTTCGCCATTGGAAAAATATCGTATGCAGGAACATGCCAGAAAAAGTTTGAGAAACTAGGAGCACAAAACCCATTCGAAGCTGGATTTGGCCCTGGTATGGGAGCTGGATTTGGTCCAGGATTTTTCAGAAGTCATCACAA GAATTGTCCCCACGTCTGTGAGGAGTGCAAAAAGAAATGTGCCAAGGACAAACAGCAGAGTGCCCAGCCAACCACTGTTTCTTCCTAA